The Stenotrophomonas maltophilia genome segment TCATGTCTCCCCCGATTCGCTGGTGATCGCCGGCAAGACCTATGGCTCGCGGCTGCTGACCGGCACCGGCAAGTTCAAGGATCTGGAAGAAACCCGCCTGGCCACCGAGGCCGCGGGCGCCCAGATCGTCACCGTGGCGATCCGCCGCACCAACATCGGGCAGAACCCGGGCGAGCCGAACCTGCTCGACGTGCTGCCACCGGAGCGCTACACCATCCTGCCCAACACCGCCGGCTGCTACACCGCCGAAGACGCCGTGCGCACCTGCCGCCTGGCCCGTGAGCTGCTGGACGGCCATAACCTGACCAAGCTGGAAGTGCTGGGCGACCAGAAGTCGCTGTACCCGGACGTGGTGCAGACCCTCAAGGCTGCCGAGCAGCTGGTCAAGGACGGCTTCGAGGTCATGGTCTACACCTCTGACGATCCGATCCTGGCCAAGCGCCTGGAAGAGATCGGCTGCGCTGCGGTGATGCCGCTGGCCGCGCCGATCGGTTCGGGCCTGGGCATCCAGAACAAGTACAACCTGCTGCAGATCATCGAAGACGCCAAGGTGCCGATCATCGTCGACGCTGGCGTCGGTACCGCGTCGGATGCCGCGATTGCGATGGAGCTGGGCTGCGACGGCGTGCTGATGAACACAGCCATTGCCGGTGCGCGCCACCCGGTGCTGATGGCCAGCGCCATGCGCAAGGCGGTCGAGGCCGGCCGCGAGGCCTTCCTGGCCGGGCGCATCCCGCGCAAGCGCTACGCCAGCGCCTCCTCCCCGGTGGATGGGCTGATCGGCTGATGACCAATCCATTCGACAGCGCCGGTTCCAAGGCTCCGCCCAAGCCCTTCACCGTAAGCGAGGGCCGCCGCGAGGTGCGCAGCTTCGTGTTGCGCCAAGGCCGCTTCACCCCCGCCCAGCAGCGCGCGTTCGACGAACGCTGGCCGCGCTTCGGCCTCGACTACACCGGCCAACCGCGTGACCTGGACGCCACCTTCGGCCGCCCGGCACACAAGGTGCTGGAAATCGGCTTCGGCAACGGTGCCGCGCTGCGCTTCGCCGCCCAGCACGACCCGTCACGCGATTACATCGGCATCGAAGTGCACGCCCCGGGCGTGGGCCGGCTGCTGAACGCGCTGGCCGACGACAACGCCGACCACGTGCGCCTGTACCACCACGACGCGGTGGAAGTGCTGCAGAACGAGATCGCCGATGGCGCGCTCGATGAAGTGCGCATCTACTTCCCGGACCCGTGGCACAAGAAGCGCCACAACAAGCGCCGCCTGCTGCAGCCGGCGTTCGCCGAACTGCTGGTGCGCAAGCTGCGCCCGGGCGGTCGCCTGCACTGTGCCACCGACTGGGAGGACTACGCCGAGCAGATGTGGGACGTGCTCGATGCCACCGCCGGCCTGGTCAACCGTGCCGGCCTGCGTGGCAGCGTGCCGCGCCCGGACTGGCGCCCGCAGACCCACTTCGAGACCCGCGGCCAGAAACTCGGCCATGGCGTCTGGGACCTGCTGTACGACCGCACCTGACGATCGCCTGAGGACGCCGCGCCCCACATGGATACCGCGCTGACGCTGACCAACGACATGAAGCTCGTGCTCGGGCTGGTCGGCTTCACGATGGCGATGTTCCTGTTCGAGCGCATCCGCGCCGACGTGGTCGCGCTGGTGGTACTGGTGGTGCTCGGTGTCACCGGGCTGATCGCGCCGGAGGAAATCTTCGGCGGCTTCTCCGGTAACGCGGTGATGAGCATCATCGCCACCACCATCCTCGGCGCCGGCCTGGACCGCACCGGGGCGCTGAACCGGCTGGCCGCGTGGCTGCTGCGACGCGGTCATGGCGTCGAGCAGAGGCTGCTGATGATGACCACGGCCATTGCCGGCCTGAACTCGTCCTTCATGCAGAACCCGTCGGTGATGGCGCTGTACCTGCCGGTGGCTTCGCGACTGGCAGCGCGCACCGGCCTGACCCTGCAGCGCCTGCTGCTGCCGATTTCGGCGGCGATCGTGATGGGCGGTGCGCTGACTATGGTCGGCAATTCACCGCTCATCCTGCTGAACGACCTGCTGGCCTCGGCCAACAACAACCTGCCCTCGGGCCTGGCCACCATCGAGCCGCTGCGCATGTTCGCGCCGCTGCCGATCGGCGTGGCGCTGCTGATCGCCTCGCTGCTGTACTTCCGCTACTACGGCGACCGCAAGCTGATCGAGGAAGAGAACCTGGCCAACGACGGGGTCACCCCGGCGCGCACCGAAAGCTACTTCGCCAAGACCTATGGCATCGAAGGCGATGTGTTCGAGCTGGTGGTCAGTGCCGAAAGCCCGCTGGTCGGCATGACCCTGGGCGAGGCCGAGAACCTGCACGATGCCCCGCTGCTGCTGGCCCTGAAGACCGGCAATGACACGCGCCTGGCGCCGCCGGCGGAGATGCGCATCTGGGTGGGCAGCGTGCTCGGCGCAATGGGTCCGCGCGAGCAGATCAACGACTTCGCGCAGAACCAGTTCCTGCGCATGTCTTCGCGCCTGAAGCACCTGGGTGACCTGTTCAACCCGAGCCGCGCCGGTATTTCCGAGGCGGTGGTACCGCCGACCTCGAACGTGATCGGCAAGAGCGCGGCCGACCTGCGCCTGCGCAAGGAGCGCGGCATCAGCCTGCTGGCGATCAACCGCGACAAGCAGGTGATCCGCGAGGACGCGCGCGACGTGCAGTTGCGTGCAGGCGACATGCTGGTCTTCCACAGCATCTGGACCGACCTGGCACAGGCGGCCAAGAGCCGCGACTTCGTGGTGGTGACCGACTACCCGACCGGCGAACAACGCCCGCACAAGTTCAAGATCGCCATGGCGATCTTCGCGTTGACCATCCTGATCGCGCTGACCAGCAAGCTGCCGGTGGCGCTGACGCTGATGACCGGCGTGGCCGGCATGCTGCTGACCGGCGTGCTGCGCATGGACGAGGCCTATGCCTCGATCAACTGGAAAACGGTGTTCATGATGGCCGGGCTGATCCCGCTCGGCTGGGCGATGGACTCCAGTGGTGCGGCGGCGTGGGTGGCCGGCCATACCATCGACAAGCTGCCGACCGGCATCCCGGTGTGGGTGCTGGAGGTGGCGCTGGCGCTGCTGACCACGGCGTTCTCGCTGGTGATCAGCCACGTGGGCGCGACCATCGTGATGGTGCCGATCGCGGTGAACCTGGCACTGGCGGCGGGCGGCAACCCGACCGCGTTCGCACTGATCGTGGCGCTGTCGGCGTCCAACAATCTGATGACGGCCTCCAACCCGGTGATCTCGATGATCACCGGCCCGGCCAACTAC includes the following:
- a CDS encoding thiazole synthase, with the protein product MNVHVSPDSLVIAGKTYGSRLLTGTGKFKDLEETRLATEAAGAQIVTVAIRRTNIGQNPGEPNLLDVLPPERYTILPNTAGCYTAEDAVRTCRLARELLDGHNLTKLEVLGDQKSLYPDVVQTLKAAEQLVKDGFEVMVYTSDDPILAKRLEEIGCAAVMPLAAPIGSGLGIQNKYNLLQIIEDAKVPIIVDAGVGTASDAAIAMELGCDGVLMNTAIAGARHPVLMASAMRKAVEAGREAFLAGRIPRKRYASASSPVDGLIG
- the trmB gene encoding tRNA (guanosine(46)-N7)-methyltransferase TrmB, whose amino-acid sequence is MTNPFDSAGSKAPPKPFTVSEGRREVRSFVLRQGRFTPAQQRAFDERWPRFGLDYTGQPRDLDATFGRPAHKVLEIGFGNGAALRFAAQHDPSRDYIGIEVHAPGVGRLLNALADDNADHVRLYHHDAVEVLQNEIADGALDEVRIYFPDPWHKKRHNKRRLLQPAFAELLVRKLRPGGRLHCATDWEDYAEQMWDVLDATAGLVNRAGLRGSVPRPDWRPQTHFETRGQKLGHGVWDLLYDRT
- a CDS encoding SLC13 family permease; this encodes MDTALTLTNDMKLVLGLVGFTMAMFLFERIRADVVALVVLVVLGVTGLIAPEEIFGGFSGNAVMSIIATTILGAGLDRTGALNRLAAWLLRRGHGVEQRLLMMTTAIAGLNSSFMQNPSVMALYLPVASRLAARTGLTLQRLLLPISAAIVMGGALTMVGNSPLILLNDLLASANNNLPSGLATIEPLRMFAPLPIGVALLIASLLYFRYYGDRKLIEEENLANDGVTPARTESYFAKTYGIEGDVFELVVSAESPLVGMTLGEAENLHDAPLLLALKTGNDTRLAPPAEMRIWVGSVLGAMGPREQINDFAQNQFLRMSSRLKHLGDLFNPSRAGISEAVVPPTSNVIGKSAADLRLRKERGISLLAINRDKQVIREDARDVQLRAGDMLVFHSIWTDLAQAAKSRDFVVVTDYPTGEQRPHKFKIAMAIFALTILIALTSKLPVALTLMTGVAGMLLTGVLRMDEAYASINWKTVFMMAGLIPLGWAMDSSGAAAWVAGHTIDKLPTGIPVWVLEVALALLTTAFSLVISHVGATIVMVPIAVNLALAAGGNPTAFALIVALSASNNLMTASNPVISMITGPANYTPREMWRVGGPLSLIYTCVVVLMINLMF